From Frateuria aurantia DSM 6220, one genomic window encodes:
- the corA gene encoding magnesium/cobalt transporter CorA: MSNPIPLPTAKATTKSQADMVVNCVAYNHRNGKRVGNISIDAISDALLDPDTFVWVGLHEPSEELLLKLQNEFDLHDLAIEDAQYAHQRTKIETYGDSLFVVVQTAQLAAGDIAFGETHIFLGPRYLVTVRHGTSLSYAPARRTCEQSPDLLALGPSYGLYGVLDFIVDNLLPIIRDSREELQELEQDIFAAKFNRDIIKRLYDMQRDLMTLRLAVTPLQDIINQLVRMHPHLIPDDLRVYFRDIYDHVFRVNESISAMREMLTAAISLNLSLVTFAQNEVTKKLAGWAAMLAAPTLITSWYGMNFEHMPELHTRLGYPVVILAVLGVMGSMYYILRRARWL; encoded by the coding sequence ATGTCGAATCCGATCCCGCTCCCCACCGCCAAAGCCACGACCAAATCCCAGGCCGACATGGTCGTCAACTGCGTGGCCTACAACCATCGCAACGGCAAGCGCGTCGGCAATATCAGCATTGATGCCATCAGCGATGCCTTGCTTGATCCCGACACCTTTGTCTGGGTCGGCCTGCACGAGCCGTCCGAAGAACTGCTGCTGAAGCTGCAGAACGAATTCGACCTGCATGACCTGGCCATCGAGGATGCGCAGTACGCCCACCAGCGCACCAAGATCGAGACCTATGGCGACTCGCTGTTCGTGGTGGTGCAGACCGCCCAGCTGGCCGCCGGCGACATCGCCTTCGGCGAGACCCATATCTTTCTGGGGCCGCGCTATCTGGTCACCGTGCGCCATGGCACCTCGCTCAGCTATGCCCCGGCACGTCGCACCTGCGAACAATCACCGGACTTGCTGGCCCTGGGGCCCAGCTATGGCCTGTACGGCGTGCTGGACTTCATCGTCGACAACCTGCTGCCCATCATCCGCGACTCGCGGGAAGAGCTGCAGGAGCTGGAGCAGGACATCTTCGCCGCCAAGTTCAATCGCGACATCATCAAGCGCCTGTACGACATGCAGCGCGATCTGATGACCCTGCGACTGGCCGTCACCCCGCTGCAGGACATCATCAACCAGCTGGTGCGCATGCATCCGCATCTGATTCCGGACGACCTTCGCGTCTACTTCCGCGACATCTACGACCACGTGTTCCGGGTCAACGAGTCGATCAGCGCCATGCGCGAAATGCTGACCGCCGCGATCAGCCTGAATCTGTCGCTGGTCACCTTCGCCCAGAACGAAGTCACCAAGAAACTGGCCGGCTGGGCCGCCATGCTGGCGGCCCCGACCCTGATCACCAGCTGGTACGGCATGAACTTCGAGCATATGCCCGAGCTGCATACACGCCTCGGTTATCCCGTGGTGATCCTGGCGGTACTGGGCGTGATGGGCAGCATGTATTACATCCTGCGCCGCGCGCGCTGGCTGTAA
- the ybeY gene encoding rRNA maturation RNase YbeY: MELELAVSYGLPRTGLPSSPRFRGWVEAALRAAGRRKPSAVAIRLVDAEEGRQLNLQYRGKDYATNVLSFPAEFPPGVDLPPLGDLAISAPVVIREAAEQGKPVLDHWAHLTIHGTLHLLGFDHIDKDEAEEMEALETRILADLGIADPYLLRE; the protein is encoded by the coding sequence ATGGAACTCGAGCTGGCGGTCAGCTACGGCCTGCCTCGCACCGGCCTCCCCTCCAGCCCCCGTTTCCGGGGCTGGGTGGAGGCAGCCCTGCGCGCGGCGGGCCGGCGCAAGCCCAGTGCGGTGGCCATCCGCCTGGTCGATGCCGAAGAAGGTCGTCAGCTGAATCTGCAGTATCGCGGCAAGGACTATGCCACCAATGTGCTGTCCTTTCCGGCGGAATTCCCGCCGGGCGTCGACCTGCCCCCGCTTGGCGATCTGGCCATCAGCGCTCCCGTGGTGATCCGCGAGGCGGCCGAACAGGGCAAGCCCGTACTGGATCACTGGGCCCATCTGACCATCCACGGCACCTTGCACCTGCTGGGCTTCGACCATATCGACAAGGACGAGGCCGAGGAGATGGAGGCGCTGGAAACGCGGATCCTGGCCGATCTGGGCATCGCCGACCCTTACCTGCTGCGCGAGTGA
- a CDS encoding NAD(P)/FAD-dependent oxidoreductase produces the protein MSESNLHIVVVGAGQAGADCVNALRQQGFAGRLSLIGDEPRLPYRRPPLSKACLLGQAGVDSLGLRSAAAWEKLDVEMRMGQSVEHLDRAARQLQLLDGSRLDYDRLVLATGSRARRWTLPGGDRSNVHTLRSIDDLQRLLPAWQAGRRLVVIGGGYIGLEVAAAASQHGLKVTVVENQPRLLARVAVPLLSDFYLQLHQDHGVEFELGQGVAHLLGEPEVTAVELSDGRQLECDLVVVGIGSLPNTSLASESGLEVNDGIVVDAGMQTSDPAVWAIGDCCRHFNTFYQARMRMESVPAAQEQAKVAAATILGKAPPAHAVPWFWSDQYDVKLQMIGQPVAEAELVVRGDPAGGDFSLCQVQQGIIVAAATLNRTQEFVALRRLVGERIAVDAVALADPELALKSLLPSAV, from the coding sequence ATGAGTGAATCGAATCTTCATATCGTGGTGGTCGGTGCCGGGCAGGCCGGTGCCGACTGCGTGAACGCGCTGCGTCAGCAGGGGTTTGCCGGCCGCTTGAGCCTGATCGGTGACGAGCCCCGGCTGCCGTATCGTCGTCCGCCCCTCTCCAAGGCCTGTCTGCTGGGCCAGGCCGGCGTCGACAGTCTCGGTCTGCGTTCTGCCGCAGCCTGGGAGAAGCTGGATGTCGAGATGCGGATGGGGCAGTCCGTCGAGCATCTGGATCGGGCCGCCCGCCAATTGCAGTTGCTGGATGGCAGCCGGCTGGACTACGACCGGCTGGTACTGGCCACCGGCAGTCGCGCCCGCCGCTGGACCTTGCCGGGCGGTGATCGTTCGAACGTGCATACCTTGCGCAGCATCGATGATCTGCAGCGCCTGCTGCCGGCCTGGCAGGCCGGGCGGCGCCTGGTCGTGATCGGTGGCGGCTATATCGGCCTGGAAGTGGCGGCGGCTGCCAGCCAGCATGGCCTCAAGGTGACCGTGGTCGAAAACCAGCCCCGACTGCTGGCCCGGGTGGCCGTGCCCTTGCTGTCCGATTTCTATCTGCAACTGCATCAAGACCATGGTGTCGAATTCGAGCTGGGTCAGGGCGTGGCCCATTTGCTGGGCGAGCCCGAGGTCACGGCGGTCGAGTTGAGTGATGGTCGGCAACTGGAATGTGATCTGGTGGTGGTGGGTATCGGCTCGCTGCCGAATACGTCGCTGGCCTCCGAGTCAGGTCTGGAGGTCAATGACGGCATCGTGGTCGATGCGGGCATGCAGACCTCGGATCCGGCGGTCTGGGCCATCGGTGATTGCTGCCGGCACTTCAACACCTTCTATCAGGCCCGTATGCGGATGGAGTCGGTGCCGGCCGCGCAGGAGCAGGCCAAGGTGGCTGCCGCGACGATTCTGGGCAAGGCGCCACCCGCGCATGCCGTGCCATGGTTCTGGTCCGACCAGTATGACGTCAAGCTGCAGATGATCGGCCAGCCGGTGGCCGAGGCCGAGCTGGTGGTCCGTGGTGACCCGGCGGGTGGGGATTTCAGTCTTTGCCAGGTGCAGCAAGGCATCATCGTCGCTGCCGCCACCCTCAACCGCACCCAGGAGTTCGTGGCATTGCGCCGGCTGGTGGGCGAGCGGATCGCGGTGGATGCGGTGGCGCTGGCCGATCCCGAGCTGGCCTTGAAAAGTCTGCTGCCGTCCGCGGTCTGA
- a CDS encoding HlyC/CorC family transporter, translating to MNDDPGSTSGPTPRSWWERLGHLFSGEVRSREDLIEELRSAQANGLLSSDTLTMVEGSIKVTELRVDDAMVPRSQIVMLSAEAPLAEVVATVVESGHSRFPVHGEDKDEILGVLLAKDLLKFFGNDDAFDIQSILRPAVLIPESMRLNVLLAEFRLNHNHMALVVDEYGGVAGLITIEDVLEQIVGEIDDEHDDDDDEPQLMTEQADGSWIVSALTPIKDFNEQSGSQFSDEAYDTVGGMATSELGRLPQVGEDIDLGDFIFHVTEADERRVQQFRVTRRHGH from the coding sequence ATGAACGACGACCCTGGTAGTACCAGCGGCCCGACGCCCCGCTCATGGTGGGAACGTCTGGGCCATCTGTTTTCCGGTGAAGTGCGCAGTCGCGAAGATCTCATCGAGGAATTGCGCTCCGCCCAGGCCAACGGCCTGCTCTCCTCCGACACCCTGACCATGGTCGAAGGCTCGATCAAGGTCACCGAACTGCGCGTCGACGACGCCATGGTGCCCCGCTCGCAGATCGTGATGCTCAGCGCCGAGGCTCCGCTCGCCGAAGTGGTGGCGACCGTGGTGGAATCCGGCCATTCCCGCTTTCCCGTCCATGGCGAGGACAAGGACGAGATTCTCGGCGTGCTGCTGGCCAAGGATCTGCTGAAATTCTTCGGCAACGACGATGCCTTCGACATCCAGTCCATTCTCCGTCCTGCCGTGCTGATTCCCGAATCGATGCGGCTGAACGTGCTGCTGGCCGAGTTCCGCCTCAACCACAACCATATGGCGCTGGTGGTGGACGAATACGGCGGCGTGGCCGGACTGATCACCATCGAGGACGTGCTGGAACAGATCGTCGGCGAAATCGACGACGAGCACGACGATGACGATGACGAGCCGCAGCTGATGACCGAACAGGCCGATGGCAGCTGGATCGTCAGCGCCCTGACCCCGATCAAGGACTTCAACGAACAGTCCGGCAGCCAGTTTTCCGACGAGGCCTATGACACCGTCGGCGGCATGGCGACCTCCGAACTGGGCCGGCTGCCCCAGGTGGGCGAGGATATCGATCTGGGCGATTTCATCTTCCATGTCACCGAAGCCGACGAACGCCGGGTCCAGCAATTCCGGGTCACCCGCCGGCATGGCCATTGA
- a CDS encoding PhoH family protein — translation MTDPSQQRDFVLEPEDNERLANLCGPLDEHLRQIELRLGLEVNRRGNIFRVIGPEDACRAGEKVLRALYKATEHEPLNGARVHLFLSESGLDASVADDDSAQEVTIKVKRGVIKGRGANQARYLHAITRHDINFGIGPAGTGKTYLAVASAVEALEANRVQRLLLVRPAVEAGEKLGFLPGDLSQKVDPYLRPLYDALYEMLGFERVAKLMERNVIEIAPLAYMRGRTLNDSYVILDEAQNTTVEQMKMFLTRIGFGSVAVITGDVSQIDLPRHIRSGLRHAIEVLRGVDGISMTFFSSRDVVRHPLVAKIVRAYEAFESSSEQPAANARP, via the coding sequence ATGACTGACCCATCCCAACAACGCGACTTCGTACTGGAACCGGAAGACAACGAGCGTCTGGCCAATCTGTGCGGGCCGCTGGACGAGCATCTGCGCCAGATCGAGCTCCGGCTCGGTCTGGAAGTCAATCGCCGCGGCAATATCTTTCGCGTCATCGGCCCGGAGGATGCCTGCCGTGCAGGCGAGAAAGTGCTGCGCGCGCTCTACAAGGCGACCGAACACGAACCCCTGAACGGCGCCCGCGTGCATCTGTTTCTGTCCGAAAGCGGTCTGGATGCCTCCGTTGCCGATGATGACAGCGCACAGGAAGTGACCATCAAGGTCAAGCGCGGCGTCATCAAGGGCCGCGGCGCCAATCAGGCCCGCTACCTGCATGCCATTACCCGGCACGACATCAACTTCGGCATCGGCCCGGCCGGCACCGGCAAGACCTATCTGGCCGTCGCCAGCGCCGTCGAGGCACTGGAAGCCAATCGGGTCCAGCGCCTGCTGCTGGTGCGTCCGGCCGTGGAAGCCGGCGAGAAGCTGGGCTTTCTGCCCGGCGACCTGTCGCAGAAAGTCGATCCCTATCTGCGCCCGCTGTATGACGCCTTGTATGAAATGCTGGGCTTCGAGCGGGTGGCCAAGCTGATGGAACGCAATGTCATCGAGATCGCGCCGCTGGCCTATATGCGCGGGCGCACCTTGAACGACTCCTATGTGATTCTGGACGAAGCCCAGAACACCACGGTGGAGCAGATGAAAATGTTCCTGACCCGCATCGGCTTCGGCTCGGTGGCGGTGATCACCGGCGATGTCAGCCAGATCGACCTGCCCCGGCATATCCGCTCCGGCCTGCGCCACGCCATCGAGGTACTGCGCGGCGTCGACGGCATCAGCATGACCTTCTTCAGCTCCCGCGACGTGGTCCGCCACCCGCTGGTGGCCAAGATCGTCCGTGCCTACGAGGCCTTCGAAAGCAGCAGCGAACAGCCGGCGGCGAACGCCAGGCCATGA
- a CDS encoding DUF4105 domain-containing protein produces the protein MAIERASARQLPGGFRLIALLCLWLGLMMPAVAGIVDAPPQALQVALITYGPGETYWERFGHDAIEVRDTLSGQTITFNYGVFDFDEKGFLLNFARGRMRYMMDAEPAAEDNQGYIDAGRSVTRQILDLQPAQVEKLRQFLLWNLQPENLRYRYDYFQSNCATRVRDALDLALDGRIASVLKSRPGGDTYRQQTDRLMAAQPWLMLLLDLGLGPFADQPLNAWQASFLPEVLSSQLATATLADGRPVISRREVIAKARLAPPPAQPPRLLWPMLLAGIGYALALYLAARCWRPGLLLLGSLFLIPAGLCGVLLAALWGLTGHYAAWYNANLLLFNPLAWLWLLPLWRPASGGGLRIWLPPLQLAALLLALALHVTGISSQHNGHWLGFAIPVWTALILILRRRRPR, from the coding sequence ATGGCCATTGAGCGAGCTTCCGCCCGGCAGCTGCCGGGCGGATTTCGACTGATCGCCCTGCTCTGCCTGTGGCTGGGACTGATGATGCCGGCTGTCGCCGGCATCGTGGATGCCCCACCACAGGCCCTGCAGGTCGCGCTGATCACCTATGGGCCGGGCGAAACCTACTGGGAACGCTTCGGTCACGACGCCATCGAGGTGCGCGACACGCTGTCGGGCCAGACCATCACCTTCAATTACGGCGTCTTCGACTTCGACGAAAAGGGCTTTCTGCTCAACTTTGCCCGTGGCCGCATGCGCTATATGATGGATGCCGAGCCAGCCGCCGAAGACAATCAGGGCTACATCGACGCCGGCCGCTCGGTGACCCGTCAGATACTGGATCTGCAACCGGCCCAGGTGGAAAAGCTGCGGCAGTTCCTGCTGTGGAATCTGCAGCCGGAAAATTTGCGTTACCGTTACGATTATTTCCAGAGCAATTGCGCGACCCGGGTCCGTGACGCCCTGGATCTGGCCCTGGATGGACGGATTGCCAGCGTCCTGAAATCCCGTCCCGGCGGCGACACATATCGCCAGCAGACCGACCGCCTGATGGCGGCCCAGCCCTGGCTGATGCTGCTGCTGGACCTGGGCCTGGGGCCGTTTGCCGATCAACCGCTCAATGCCTGGCAGGCCAGTTTTCTGCCTGAGGTGCTGTCCAGCCAGCTGGCCACCGCGACGCTTGCCGATGGTCGCCCCGTGATCAGTCGCCGCGAAGTCATCGCCAAGGCACGTCTGGCGCCACCACCGGCACAGCCGCCCCGGCTGCTGTGGCCGATGCTGCTGGCCGGCATCGGCTACGCCCTGGCACTGTATCTGGCGGCACGTTGCTGGCGACCGGGGCTGCTGCTGCTGGGCAGCCTGTTTCTCATCCCGGCCGGCCTGTGCGGCGTGCTGCTGGCTGCGCTGTGGGGCCTGACCGGACATTACGCCGCCTGGTACAACGCCAACCTGCTGCTGTTCAATCCGCTGGCCTGGCTGTGGCTGCTGCCGTTGTGGCGCCCCGCCTCCGGCGGCGGCCTGCGGATCTGGCTGCCGCCCCTGCAACTGGCGGCACTGCTGCTGGCCCTGGCCCTGCACGTCACCGGCATATCCAGCCAGCACAACGGCCACTGGCTGGGCTTTGCGATACCGGTATGGACGGCCCTGATCCTGATCCTGCGCAGGCGCCGACCGCGCTGA
- a CDS encoding pilin, with amino-acid sequence MQNSQKGFTLIELMIVVAIIAILAAIAIPQYQNYITKAQFSESQSIIDGLKTPIAEFATQNGACPLTAGPSTGFSAAASYSGKYIAQTALTQGTGGTGTLPSCIATMTFKSTGSVSAPLAGKTVQFTSADNGGTMSWSCTASGIASKYKPATCPN; translated from the coding sequence ATGCAGAACTCGCAAAAAGGCTTTACGCTGATCGAGCTGATGATCGTTGTCGCGATCATCGCCATCCTGGCCGCCATCGCCATTCCGCAGTATCAGAATTACATCACTAAGGCTCAGTTTTCTGAATCGCAATCTATCATTGATGGCCTTAAAACTCCGATTGCAGAATTCGCCACCCAGAATGGCGCCTGCCCCTTGACGGCTGGCCCTTCGACCGGATTCTCGGCAGCAGCTAGCTATTCAGGTAAATACATTGCACAAACTGCCCTGACTCAAGGCACTGGTGGCACCGGAACACTTCCCTCCTGCATAGCAACCATGACATTCAAGAGTACCGGCAGCGTCTCTGCACCTCTTGCTGGAAAGACTGTCCAATTCACTAGCGCCGATAATGGTGGCACGATGTCCTGGTCCTGCACTGCCAGCGGCATTGCATCGAAATACAAGCCGGCAACCTGCCCGAACTAA
- a CDS encoding alpha/beta hydrolase family protein, translating to MNGRSRLWLGLALAASGAMAHAAEAAKPLDVRDMIVMDRVGDPQISPDGQMLAFTVTHRPTVEGKAETAIYLRSLTGKGEPRKLVAEGASPRWSADGRSVYYLAPAQGLEQLWRVGVNGASSGPGGEAPQQISAAPLDLQGFKLSPDGKAVALDYAVFADCDGLACTADRLKARAAGGKGHIYTRLFVRHWDQWSDDRRNQLFVARFGADGRVAEPTLVSRGIDGDVPSKPFGDDSEYSFSPDGKTVYFNARIAGHDEPWSTNFDIFQAPADGSKRPVNLTAANHAWDGWPVASPDGRTLYYLAMKTPGFEADRFGIMALDLASGQRHEVDPQWDRSAGGLSVSADGKRLYVTADQAGQHPLFSVDPRNGKVETLVADGTVAGYAVGRKRLVVAHDDLLHPAELFAVSPKGGKLQPLTAFNQTRLAGIKMGQPEFFSFKGWHDQPVQGYVVKPADYQPGKTYPVAFIIHGGPQGAMDNGWSYRWNPQTYATQGFAVVTINFHGSTGYGQAFTDSISGDWGGKPLEDLKLGWKAALGRYPFLDGQRACALGASYGGYMVYWMAGVWNQPWRCLVDHDGVFDARMMYYSTDELWFEEHEQGGTPFTDPAKFERFNPVNHVADWRVPMLVIHSGHDYRIPETQGLGAFTALQRRGIPSEFLYFPDENHWVLQPKDSVQWHDAVLAWLKRWTAPAATAPVEAPSVKTASVKTAH from the coding sequence ATGAACGGAAGGAGCAGGTTGTGGCTGGGGTTGGCCCTGGCGGCGAGTGGGGCGATGGCTCACGCGGCCGAGGCGGCAAAGCCGCTGGATGTGCGGGACATGATCGTGATGGATCGGGTCGGCGATCCGCAGATTTCGCCGGACGGACAGATGCTTGCGTTTACCGTCACGCATCGGCCCACGGTGGAAGGCAAGGCTGAGACGGCCATCTATCTGCGGTCTTTGACCGGCAAAGGCGAGCCGCGGAAGCTGGTGGCCGAGGGGGCATCACCGCGCTGGTCGGCGGATGGTCGCAGCGTTTATTACCTGGCACCGGCCCAGGGTCTGGAGCAGTTGTGGCGGGTCGGTGTGAACGGTGCAAGCTCAGGTCCGGGCGGCGAAGCGCCGCAGCAGATCAGTGCGGCGCCGCTGGATCTGCAGGGCTTCAAGCTGTCGCCGGATGGCAAGGCGGTAGCCCTGGACTATGCGGTGTTCGCCGATTGCGACGGCCTGGCTTGCACGGCGGACCGGCTCAAGGCCCGTGCGGCAGGCGGCAAGGGACATATCTATACCCGCTTGTTCGTGCGGCACTGGGATCAATGGTCGGATGATCGCCGCAACCAGCTGTTTGTCGCCCGCTTCGGTGCGGACGGACGGGTGGCCGAGCCGACCCTGGTCAGCCGCGGCATCGATGGCGATGTGCCCAGCAAGCCGTTCGGCGATGACAGCGAGTACAGCTTCTCGCCGGATGGCAAGACCGTGTATTTCAACGCGCGTATCGCCGGACATGATGAGCCCTGGTCGACCAATTTCGATATCTTCCAGGCGCCGGCCGACGGCAGCAAGCGGCCGGTCAATCTGACGGCGGCCAATCATGCCTGGGATGGCTGGCCGGTCGCGTCGCCCGATGGCCGCACGCTGTATTACTTGGCGATGAAGACGCCGGGCTTCGAAGCCGACCGTTTCGGCATCATGGCCCTGGATCTGGCCAGCGGTCAGCGTCACGAAGTGGATCCGCAATGGGATCGCTCGGCGGGCGGGCTGTCGGTCTCCGCTGACGGCAAGCGGTTGTATGTGACGGCCGATCAGGCCGGCCAGCACCCACTGTTCAGCGTCGACCCGCGCAACGGCAAGGTCGAGACTCTGGTGGCCGACGGCACGGTGGCAGGCTATGCGGTGGGCCGCAAGCGGCTGGTGGTGGCGCATGATGACTTGCTGCATCCGGCCGAGCTGTTCGCGGTGTCGCCCAAGGGCGGCAAGCTGCAGCCGCTGACGGCCTTCAACCAGACCCGACTGGCCGGAATCAAGATGGGCCAGCCGGAGTTCTTCAGCTTCAAGGGCTGGCATGATCAGCCGGTGCAAGGCTATGTGGTCAAGCCGGCGGATTATCAGCCGGGCAAGACCTATCCGGTGGCCTTTATTATCCATGGCGGGCCGCAGGGGGCGATGGACAATGGCTGGAGCTATCGCTGGAATCCGCAGACCTATGCCACCCAGGGCTTTGCGGTGGTCACCATCAACTTCCATGGATCCACCGGTTACGGTCAGGCCTTTACCGACTCGATTTCCGGCGACTGGGGTGGCAAGCCGCTCGAGGATCTGAAGCTGGGCTGGAAGGCGGCTCTGGGCCGCTACCCCTTTCTGGACGGTCAGCGTGCCTGCGCGCTGGGTGCCAGCTACGGTGGTTACATGGTGTACTGGATGGCCGGGGTGTGGAACCAGCCTTGGCGCTGCCTGGTCGATCATGACGGCGTATTCGATGCCCGCATGATGTATTACTCCACCGACGAGCTGTGGTTCGAGGAGCACGAGCAGGGCGGCACGCCCTTCACCGACCCGGCCAAATTCGAGCGCTTCAATCCGGTCAATCATGTCGCCGACTGGCGGGTGCCGATGCTGGTCATCCACAGCGGTCATGATTACCGGATTCCGGAAACCCAGGGGCTGGGTGCTTTCACTGCCTTGCAGCGTCGTGGCATTCCCAGCGAGTTCCTGTATTTCCCGGACGAGAACCATTGGGTGCTGCAGCCGAAGGACAGCGTGCAGTGGCATGATGCGGTGCTGGCCTGGCTGAAGCGCTGGACGGCGCCGGCAGCGACGGCGCCGGTCGAGGCGCCCTCCGTCAAGACCGCATCGGTCAAGACGGCGCACTGA
- a CDS encoding histidine phosphatase family protein, with translation MTMTVPTTRVNEIWLIRHGETAWSLSGQHTGRTDIPLTGHGREQAEGLRPVLAGAAFDHVFCSPLARARTTCELAGWGEQAQIEPRLLEWDYGIYEGRTTVEIRQHTPGWRIWDSPVEQGEDLAAIQARAMDLMHDLLPLQGRVALFAHAHILRVLAGCWIADAGAMGAHLVLGTASVSVLGFDRETRAIRQWNATHY, from the coding sequence ATGACGATGACTGTGCCGACGACACGTGTAAACGAAATCTGGCTGATCCGCCACGGCGAAACCGCCTGGAGTCTTTCCGGACAACATACCGGGCGTACCGATATTCCCTTGACCGGGCATGGCCGCGAGCAGGCCGAAGGACTGCGGCCGGTTCTAGCCGGTGCCGCTTTCGATCATGTGTTCTGCAGTCCGCTGGCCCGGGCCAGGACGACCTGCGAGCTTGCCGGCTGGGGCGAACAGGCCCAGATAGAGCCGCGCCTGCTGGAGTGGGATTACGGCATCTACGAGGGGCGCACCACCGTGGAAATCCGGCAGCACACGCCGGGCTGGCGGATCTGGGATTCACCGGTGGAGCAGGGCGAGGATCTGGCCGCGATCCAGGCGCGGGCGATGGATCTGATGCATGATCTTCTGCCGCTGCAAGGCCGGGTGGCCTTGTTTGCCCACGCCCATATCCTGCGGGTGCTGGCCGGCTGCTGGATTGCCGATGCCGGTGCGATGGGGGCGCATCTGGTGCTGGGTACCGCCTCGGTCAGCGTGCTCGGCTTTGATCGCGAGACCCGGGCGATCCGGCAGTGGAATGCCACGCATTATTGA